The Nocardioides pantholopis genome window below encodes:
- a CDS encoding CaiB/BaiF CoA transferase family protein translates to MAPETHAAADAPTGPLSDLIVLDLTRALAGPHAAMMLGDLGARVIKVESPTGDDTRSWGPPFVGEEHERESTYFMAANRNKESIVLDLKSPEDKDVLTRLVERADVLMENFRVGVLDRLGFSVERLHELNPRLIVLSITGFGHDGPEATRAGYDQIAQGEGGLMSLTGTSAPTKVGVPIADLLAGMNGAYGVVAALHERERTGRGRVVRTSLLAGMVGVHAFQGTRWTVAKEVPGLAGDHHPSIAPYGMFATASAPIQIACGSEGLWKALCRALELDADAPQFATNPLRVANRDELIAVLEGLFAAQPAEHWLALLADAGIPSGKVRTLDDVYAWDQTRSQGLLLTVDHATQGELELPGSPIRFDDNPFSGGRPTHTAPPTLDQHGAAIREWLDS, encoded by the coding sequence ATGGCCCCGGAAACCCACGCTGCAGCCGATGCCCCCACCGGTCCCCTCTCGGACCTGATCGTCCTCGACCTCACCCGAGCTCTCGCCGGCCCGCACGCCGCGATGATGCTGGGCGACCTCGGGGCCCGGGTGATCAAGGTCGAGTCCCCCACCGGCGACGACACCCGGTCGTGGGGCCCGCCGTTCGTCGGCGAGGAGCACGAGCGCGAGTCGACGTACTTCATGGCGGCCAACCGCAACAAGGAGTCCATCGTCCTGGACCTCAAGTCGCCCGAGGACAAGGACGTGCTCACCCGCCTCGTCGAGCGCGCCGACGTGCTCATGGAGAACTTCCGGGTGGGGGTGCTGGACCGGCTCGGCTTCTCCGTGGAGCGGCTGCACGAGCTCAACCCGCGACTGATCGTGCTCTCGATCACCGGCTTCGGCCACGACGGCCCCGAGGCCACCCGCGCCGGCTACGACCAGATCGCCCAGGGCGAGGGCGGCCTGATGTCGCTGACCGGGACCAGCGCCCCCACCAAGGTCGGGGTCCCGATCGCGGACCTGCTCGCCGGCATGAACGGCGCGTACGGCGTCGTCGCCGCCCTCCACGAGCGCGAGCGCACCGGCCGCGGCCGGGTGGTCCGCACCTCGCTGCTGGCCGGCATGGTCGGCGTCCACGCCTTCCAGGGGACCCGCTGGACCGTCGCGAAGGAGGTCCCCGGCCTGGCCGGCGACCACCACCCCTCGATCGCGCCGTACGGCATGTTCGCCACCGCGAGCGCCCCGATCCAGATCGCCTGTGGCTCCGAGGGCCTGTGGAAGGCGCTGTGCCGGGCCCTCGAGCTGGACGCCGACGCCCCGCAGTTCGCCACGAACCCGCTGCGCGTCGCCAACCGCGACGAGCTGATCGCGGTGCTGGAGGGCCTCTTCGCGGCCCAGCCGGCGGAGCACTGGCTCGCGCTGCTCGCCGACGCCGGCATCCCGTCGGGCAAGGTCCGCACCCTCGACGACGTCTACGCCTGGGACCAGACCCGCTCCCAGGGCCTGCTGCTCACGGTCGACCACGCCACCCAGGGCGAGCTCGAGCTGCCCGGCTCCCCGATCCGCTTCGACGACAACCCGTTCTCGGGCGGGCGGCCGACGCACACCGCGCCGCCGACCCTGGACCAGCACGGCGCCGCGATCCGGGAGTGGCTGGACTCCTGA
- a CDS encoding DJ-1/PfpI family protein, whose amino-acid sequence MTSTRTVAILAFDDMEVLDYAGPYEVFNVAGEVSDPGAFSVLSVGLTGEVATGRGGFRVLPDHGLDDCPATDLLVVPGGAGVRRLQSDDRLLAWLRDRAAEVEVLVSVCTGALLLASAGLLHGRRATTHHTAYAELAGLDPTVQVERGPRFVRSADRLWTSGGISAGIDLSLRVVRELAGPRVHDDVVAEMEWGWRS is encoded by the coding sequence GTGACGAGCACCCGCACCGTGGCGATCCTGGCCTTCGACGACATGGAGGTCCTCGACTACGCCGGGCCCTACGAGGTCTTCAACGTGGCCGGCGAGGTCAGCGACCCGGGCGCGTTCTCGGTGCTCTCGGTGGGGCTCACCGGTGAGGTCGCGACCGGCCGGGGCGGCTTCCGGGTGCTGCCCGACCACGGCCTGGACGACTGCCCGGCCACCGACCTGCTGGTGGTCCCCGGGGGCGCCGGCGTGCGCCGGCTCCAGTCCGACGACCGGCTGCTGGCCTGGCTGCGCGACCGGGCGGCCGAGGTCGAGGTGCTGGTCTCGGTCTGCACCGGCGCACTGCTGCTGGCCTCGGCCGGGCTGCTGCACGGGCGGCGCGCCACCACCCACCACACGGCGTACGCCGAGCTGGCCGGCCTGGACCCGACCGTGCAGGTCGAGCGCGGACCCCGGTTCGTGCGCAGCGCGGACCGGCTGTGGACCTCCGGCGGCATCTCGGCCGGCATCGACCTGTCCCTGCGGGTCGTCCGCGAGCTCGCCGGGCCCCGGGTCCACGACGACGTGGTCGCCGAGATGGAGTGGGGCTGGCGCTCCTGA
- the bar gene encoding barbiturase gives MPSAIEVRKVPIHSVADASELAKLLDEGVMEASRVIAIIGKTEGNGGVNDYTRIIADRAFREVLVEKGADPEAVKQVPIVWSGGTDGVISPHATVFATVDAEPTDDQRLTVGFAMSEQLLPEEIGRTPMISKVADAVKVAMERAGITDPADVHYVQTKTPLLTIDTIRDAKRRGKDVWTEHTHESMDLSNGVTALGIAVALGEIEMPSDEDVMHNRELYSAVASCSSGVELDRAQVVVVGNARGVGGRYRVGHSVMTDALDQDGIWNAIKDAGLELPERPHHTDLDGKLVNVFLKCEASQDGTVRGRRNAMLDDSDVHWHRQIKSCVGGVTAAVTGDPAVFVSVSAAHQGPEGGGPVAAIVDLG, from the coding sequence ATGCCCAGCGCCATCGAAGTTCGCAAGGTCCCGATCCACTCCGTCGCCGACGCCTCCGAGCTCGCCAAGCTCCTGGACGAGGGCGTCATGGAGGCTTCGCGGGTGATCGCGATCATCGGCAAGACCGAGGGCAACGGTGGTGTGAACGACTACACCCGGATCATCGCCGACCGCGCCTTCCGCGAGGTGCTGGTCGAGAAGGGCGCCGACCCCGAGGCTGTCAAGCAGGTCCCGATCGTGTGGTCCGGCGGCACCGACGGCGTGATCAGCCCCCACGCCACGGTCTTCGCGACCGTCGACGCCGAGCCCACCGACGACCAGCGGCTCACGGTCGGCTTCGCGATGAGCGAGCAGCTGCTCCCCGAGGAGATCGGCCGCACGCCGATGATCTCCAAGGTCGCCGACGCCGTGAAGGTCGCGATGGAGCGGGCCGGGATCACCGACCCGGCCGACGTGCACTACGTCCAGACCAAGACCCCGCTGCTGACGATCGACACGATCCGCGACGCCAAGCGGCGCGGCAAGGACGTGTGGACCGAGCACACCCACGAGTCGATGGACCTCTCCAACGGCGTCACCGCGCTCGGCATCGCCGTGGCGCTGGGCGAGATCGAGATGCCCTCCGACGAGGACGTCATGCACAACCGCGAGCTCTACTCGGCCGTCGCATCCTGCTCCTCGGGCGTGGAGCTGGACCGGGCGCAGGTCGTCGTCGTGGGCAACGCCCGCGGCGTGGGCGGCCGCTACCGGGTCGGGCACTCGGTGATGACCGACGCCCTCGACCAGGACGGCATCTGGAACGCGATCAAGGACGCCGGCCTCGAGCTCCCCGAGCGCCCGCACCACACCGACCTCGACGGCAAGCTCGTCAACGTCTTCCTCAAGTGCGAGGCCTCGCAGGACGGCACCGTCCGGGGTCGCCGCAACGCGATGCTCGACGACTCCGACGTGCACTGGCACCGCCAGATCAAGTCCTGCGTCGGTGGCGTGACCGCCGCCGTCACCGGCGACCCGGCGGTCTTCGTCTCGGTCTCCGCGGCGCACCAGGGCCCCGAGGGTGGCGGCCCGGTCGCCGCGATCGTCGACCTGGGCTGA
- a CDS encoding carbamate kinase: MRVLIALGGNAMTNAEGRARPDDQIAAVATAAEAVADLVVSGVEVVLTHGNGPQVGNLLVKNEIAASVVPPVPLDWCGAQTQGTVGYVLMNALDGALAARGSERRTATVVTRTRVAADDPGFVRPTKPIGRYLSAEEAAVLVSHGETWEDRGEKGWRRMVASPEPLEIVDAPAATALVDAGYVVVAAGGGGIPVVADADGRLSGVEAVIDKDLGAAILARGLGADVLVVATDVTHAVLRFGQPDAEELGTLTVSELRGHAAEGHFASGSMGPKVDAACRFVEQTGGRAVITSLENITAALEQGAGTVVVPD, translated from the coding sequence ATGAGGGTCCTGATCGCGCTCGGCGGAAACGCCATGACCAATGCCGAGGGTCGCGCGCGACCCGACGACCAGATCGCAGCGGTCGCGACCGCTGCCGAGGCGGTGGCCGACCTCGTCGTGTCCGGCGTGGAGGTGGTCCTCACCCACGGCAACGGGCCCCAGGTCGGCAACCTGCTGGTGAAGAACGAGATCGCCGCCTCCGTGGTGCCGCCGGTCCCGCTGGACTGGTGCGGCGCCCAGACCCAGGGCACGGTCGGCTACGTGCTGATGAACGCCCTGGACGGGGCGCTGGCCGCCCGCGGGTCCGAACGGCGTACCGCCACCGTGGTGACCCGCACCCGCGTCGCCGCCGACGACCCCGGCTTCGTCCGCCCGACCAAGCCGATCGGCCGCTACCTGTCGGCCGAGGAGGCCGCGGTGCTCGTCTCCCACGGCGAGACCTGGGAGGACCGCGGCGAGAAGGGCTGGCGCCGGATGGTCGCCTCGCCCGAGCCGCTGGAGATCGTCGACGCCCCGGCCGCGACGGCCCTGGTCGACGCCGGGTACGTCGTGGTCGCCGCGGGCGGCGGCGGGATCCCGGTCGTGGCCGACGCCGACGGCCGGCTCAGCGGCGTCGAGGCAGTCATCGACAAGGACCTCGGAGCCGCGATCCTGGCCCGTGGCCTGGGCGCGGACGTGCTGGTCGTCGCCACCGACGTCACCCATGCAGTGCTCCGCTTCGGCCAGCCCGACGCCGAGGAGCTCGGCACTCTGACCGTCTCCGAGCTGCGCGGCCACGCCGCCGAGGGCCACTTCGCCAGCGGCTCGATGGGGCCGAAGGTCGACGCCGCCTGCCGCTTCGTCGAGCAGACCGGCGGCCGGGCCGTCATCACCAGCCTGGAGAACATCACCGCCGCGCTCGAGCAGGGCGCCGGCACCGTCGTCGTCCCCGACTGA
- a CDS encoding potassium/proton antiporter, whose amino-acid sequence MDPADLNAVVLLGAAVLLAAVAAVRISTRAGLPSLLVYLAIGLALGESGLGLQFEDAELTQVLGNVALAMILAEGGFTTQWSAIRPVAPLAGVLATLGVFVSVAVTSGLVLLLLDVDLRTAIVLGAVASSTDAAAVFSVLRQLPVRGRLRAVVEAESGFNDPPVIILVTVVTSDAWNSSGALGIAGQIGYQLLAGVALGFAVARCGVWLLARSALPASGLYPLATLAIAFLAFAVSGIAGGSPIMAIYVAGLVLGNSRLPHRAATDSFVEGLAWLAQIGLFILLGLLASPDRLLDALPTALIVGGALTLVARPLSVLLCATPFGVPWRDQAFISWAGLRGAVPIVLATIPMSVGLPGAERVFDVVFLLVVLFTLVQGPTLPWVARRTGAALAVGARDVTIDSAPLEDLDATLLQLSVPPDSRIAGVEVAELRLPEGTAVALALREGRLFVPADTTVLRAGDHLLIAAPRDARPEIEERLRRVSRDGRLAGWYSRLPPRVRPLTATGGPRP is encoded by the coding sequence ATGGATCCGGCTGACCTCAACGCGGTCGTGCTCCTGGGCGCGGCCGTGCTGCTCGCCGCGGTCGCCGCGGTGCGGATCTCGACCCGGGCCGGCCTGCCCAGCCTGCTGGTCTACCTCGCGATCGGGCTCGCGCTGGGGGAGTCGGGGCTGGGGCTGCAGTTCGAGGACGCCGAGCTCACCCAGGTGCTCGGCAACGTCGCGCTCGCGATGATCCTCGCGGAGGGCGGCTTCACGACCCAGTGGTCGGCGATCCGGCCGGTCGCCCCGCTCGCCGGCGTGCTCGCGACGCTCGGCGTCTTCGTGAGCGTCGCGGTCACCAGCGGGCTGGTCCTGCTCCTGCTCGACGTGGACCTGCGCACCGCGATCGTGCTGGGCGCCGTGGCGTCCTCCACCGACGCGGCGGCGGTGTTCTCGGTGCTGCGCCAGCTCCCGGTCCGCGGCCGGCTGCGGGCGGTCGTCGAGGCGGAGTCCGGCTTCAACGACCCGCCGGTGATCATCCTGGTCACGGTCGTCACCTCGGACGCCTGGAACAGCTCCGGCGCGCTCGGCATCGCCGGCCAGATCGGCTACCAGCTCCTCGCCGGCGTGGCGCTCGGGTTCGCGGTCGCCCGCTGCGGCGTCTGGCTGCTGGCCCGCAGCGCGCTGCCCGCCTCCGGCCTCTATCCGCTGGCGACCCTGGCGATCGCGTTCCTGGCCTTCGCGGTCTCCGGCATCGCCGGCGGCAGCCCGATCATGGCCATCTACGTCGCCGGGCTGGTGCTGGGCAACTCCCGGCTGCCGCACCGTGCGGCCACCGACAGCTTCGTGGAGGGGCTGGCCTGGCTCGCCCAGATCGGGCTGTTCATCCTGCTCGGGCTGCTCGCCAGCCCCGACCGCCTCCTCGACGCGCTGCCCACCGCTCTGATCGTCGGCGGGGCGCTCACGCTCGTCGCGCGGCCGCTGTCGGTGCTGCTGTGCGCGACCCCGTTCGGGGTGCCCTGGCGCGACCAGGCGTTCATCAGCTGGGCCGGGCTGCGCGGTGCCGTGCCGATCGTGCTGGCCACGATCCCGATGAGCGTCGGGCTGCCGGGGGCGGAGCGGGTCTTCGACGTGGTCTTCCTGCTGGTGGTGCTGTTCACGCTGGTGCAGGGCCCCACGCTGCCCTGGGTGGCGCGCCGTACCGGGGCTGCGCTCGCGGTAGGCGCCCGGGACGTCACGATCGACTCCGCGCCGCTGGAGGACCTCGACGCCACGCTGCTCCAGCTCAGCGTGCCGCCGGACTCGCGGATCGCCGGGGTGGAGGTCGCCGAGCTGCGCCTGCCCGAGGGCACGGCGGTGGCGCTCGCGCTGCGCGAGGGACGGCTCTTCGTGCCCGCCGACACCACGGTCCTGCGCGCCGGTGACCACCTGCTGATCGCCGCGCCCCGCGACGCCCGTCCCGAGATCGAGGAGCGGCTGCGCCGGGTCAGCCGCGACGGCCGCCTGGCCGGGTGGTACTCCCGGCTGCCCCCGCGGGTCCGCCCGCTCACCGCCACCGGCGGCCCCCGCCCGTGA
- a CDS encoding sensor histidine kinase: MRVLSRLGRLPLYWQVCLINGAVFVAGTLALVLSPASVSEQVVLSEALVLVVGLGVMLLTNALLLRRSLGPVDRVVREMGTVELTQPGGRLTEHGDGPGGRLVHSYNAMLDRLESERSTSNARALAAQEAERHRIAQELHDQVGQGLTVVLLGLKQVHARAPAELDAELRLVRDSTRAALDDVRRVARELRPGVLEDLGLASALAALCSEFAVHGGARVRRTIAPGLPPLGADRELVVYRVAQEALTNAARHAQATEVEVSLSRLGPEVVLEVRDDGRSTAAIVPGSGVLGMRERALLVGGRLGVEGGAGHGTTVRLALPLEETPQQSPQQIPEQTR; the protein is encoded by the coding sequence GTGCGCGTCCTCTCCCGGCTCGGCCGGCTCCCGCTGTACTGGCAGGTGTGCCTGATCAACGGCGCGGTGTTCGTCGCCGGCACACTCGCGCTGGTGCTCTCCCCCGCGAGCGTCTCCGAGCAGGTGGTGCTCTCCGAGGCCCTGGTCCTGGTGGTCGGGCTCGGCGTCATGCTGCTGACCAACGCGCTGCTGCTGCGCCGCAGCCTCGGCCCCGTGGACCGGGTGGTCCGGGAGATGGGGACCGTGGAGCTGACGCAGCCGGGCGGCCGGCTGACCGAGCACGGCGACGGCCCGGGCGGCCGGCTGGTGCACAGCTACAACGCGATGCTGGACCGGCTCGAGTCGGAGCGCAGCACCAGCAACGCCCGGGCGCTGGCCGCCCAGGAGGCCGAGCGGCACCGGATCGCCCAGGAGCTGCACGACCAGGTCGGGCAGGGCCTGACAGTGGTGCTGCTCGGCCTCAAGCAGGTGCACGCCCGGGCACCCGCCGAGCTGGACGCCGAGCTGCGGCTGGTCCGCGACAGCACCCGCGCGGCCCTCGACGACGTGCGCCGGGTGGCGCGCGAGCTGCGGCCGGGGGTCCTGGAGGACCTCGGCCTGGCCAGCGCGCTGGCCGCGCTGTGCTCGGAGTTCGCGGTGCACGGCGGCGCCCGCGTGCGACGCACCATCGCGCCCGGGCTGCCGCCGCTCGGCGCGGACCGGGAGCTGGTCGTCTACCGGGTCGCCCAGGAGGCGCTGACCAACGCGGCCCGGCACGCCCAGGCGACCGAGGTCGAGGTGTCACTCTCCCGGCTCGGCCCCGAGGTGGTGCTGGAGGTCCGCGACGACGGCCGCAGCACCGCCGCGATCGTGCCCGGCTCGGGCGTGCTCGGGATGCGCGAGCGGGCGCTGCTGGTCGGCGGGCGGCTGGGCGTCGAGGGCGGCGCCGGGCACGGCACGACGGTCCGGCTCGCGCTGCCGCTGGAGGAGACCCCGCAGCAGAGCCCCCAGCAGATCCCGGAGCAGACCCGGTGA
- a CDS encoding response regulator, translating into MIRILLADDHALVRRGVRLILEQEPDLEVVAEAGDGAEAVRLLREVEVDLVVLDIAMPLMTGLQAAREISRRRDRPRLLMLSMHDNEQYFFESLKVGASGYVLKSVADEDLVSAVRAAMRGEAFVYPGAMGALARDYLDRLRRGERVPETVLTGREDQVLKLIAEGLSSKEIAQQLVISVRTVERHRENILAKLGMRDRTQLTRYAIRAGLLEP; encoded by the coding sequence GTGATCCGGATCCTGCTGGCCGACGACCACGCGCTGGTGCGCCGCGGCGTACGCCTGATCCTCGAGCAGGAGCCCGACCTCGAGGTCGTCGCGGAGGCCGGCGACGGCGCGGAGGCGGTCCGGCTGCTGCGCGAGGTCGAGGTGGACCTGGTCGTGCTCGACATCGCGATGCCGCTGATGACCGGCCTCCAGGCGGCCCGGGAGATCTCCCGGCGCCGCGACCGGCCGCGGCTGCTGATGCTCTCGATGCACGACAACGAGCAGTACTTCTTCGAGTCCCTCAAGGTGGGCGCCAGCGGCTACGTGCTGAAGTCGGTGGCCGACGAGGACCTGGTCTCGGCGGTCCGAGCCGCGATGCGCGGCGAGGCCTTCGTCTACCCCGGTGCGATGGGGGCGCTGGCCCGCGACTACCTGGACCGGCTGCGCCGCGGCGAGCGGGTGCCCGAGACCGTGCTCACCGGCCGCGAGGACCAGGTGCTGAAGCTGATCGCCGAGGGCCTGTCGTCGAAGGAGATCGCCCAGCAGCTGGTGATCAGCGTGCGCACCGTCGAGCGGCACCGGGAGAACATCCTGGCCAAGCTCGGCATGCGGGACCGGACCCAGCTGACCCGCTACGCGATCCGGGCCGGGCTGCTCGAGCCGTGA
- a CDS encoding Ig-like domain repeat protein, translating into MGATVDKVGLTTDAPLGAVTPIQAPASNAAVPDRATHLRLELAGIADFQALNALLEDGVAVSMLADGGAVVEPDGYDEAAAAAQEFDVTFAPADRGDLDALDDADTRGLQDLRIAYVGNQDDRLSLTELGFDDLVQVTAASLEATPAQLDGADALWIGGGFDPAAGSAARTRVQAFVDAGGAIVGRTAAAFNAARSFGLLSGTAVTGNRSGNGIVDVDTPAGSLLAGHPQEASFIYPASWFTGLGAGVKVEQTYGADPLLAGHWRQSPDGATGPVLDGPASAAGQASVVSAEAASGARTVVFGTSVFFRNHPKGAMSQAATALFWAAPAGERVLAPGDTTVTVAPVKKVTYPGTATVRVSAAGTAGPVDGRVGLLVGGKVVATGTTSGGSASLSLSGLTPGTTSVVARFTPADPAYDGSTSAPAPVTVAKAPSTTRLKVKRLGKAGGRHRVAATVTFTVPRLPDVGTVVLTDRGKVVRAVRLTAGDRGRRTVTLRVGPGKHVLKATFTGTRLVRGSAARKVLTLR; encoded by the coding sequence GTGGGGGCGACTGTCGACAAGGTCGGCCTGACCACCGACGCGCCGCTGGGTGCGGTCACCCCGATCCAGGCGCCGGCGTCGAACGCGGCGGTGCCGGACCGGGCCACGCACCTGCGCCTGGAGCTCGCCGGGATCGCCGACTTCCAGGCCCTCAACGCGCTCCTCGAGGACGGCGTCGCGGTGTCGATGCTGGCCGACGGCGGTGCGGTCGTCGAGCCGGACGGGTACGACGAGGCGGCGGCCGCCGCGCAGGAGTTCGACGTCACGTTCGCGCCCGCCGACCGCGGGGACCTCGACGCGCTCGACGACGCGGACACCCGGGGCCTGCAGGACCTGCGGATCGCCTACGTCGGCAACCAGGACGACCGGCTCTCGCTCACCGAGCTCGGGTTCGACGACCTGGTCCAGGTCACGGCCGCCTCGCTCGAGGCGACCCCGGCGCAGCTCGACGGCGCCGACGCGCTGTGGATCGGCGGCGGGTTCGACCCGGCTGCCGGCTCGGCGGCCCGGACCCGGGTCCAGGCGTTCGTCGACGCGGGAGGCGCCATCGTCGGTCGCACCGCCGCTGCCTTCAACGCGGCCCGGTCCTTCGGGCTGCTCAGCGGCACCGCGGTGACCGGCAACCGGTCGGGCAACGGCATCGTCGACGTCGACACCCCGGCCGGCTCGCTGCTCGCCGGGCACCCCCAGGAGGCGTCGTTCATCTACCCGGCGTCCTGGTTCACCGGGCTCGGCGCGGGCGTCAAGGTCGAGCAGACCTACGGCGCCGACCCGCTGCTGGCGGGCCACTGGCGGCAGTCGCCGGACGGCGCGACCGGCCCGGTGCTGGACGGTCCGGCCAGCGCCGCCGGCCAGGCCTCGGTGGTCTCCGCCGAGGCGGCCTCGGGCGCCCGCACCGTGGTCTTCGGCACCTCGGTGTTCTTCCGCAACCACCCCAAGGGTGCGATGAGCCAGGCCGCGACCGCGCTGTTCTGGGCGGCCCCGGCCGGGGAGCGGGTGCTGGCACCGGGTGACACCACCGTCACCGTCGCTCCGGTCAAGAAGGTGACCTACCCCGGGACGGCCACCGTCCGGGTGAGCGCCGCCGGCACGGCCGGTCCGGTCGACGGCCGGGTCGGCCTGCTGGTCGGCGGCAAGGTCGTCGCCACCGGCACGACCTCCGGCGGCTCGGCGTCGCTGTCGCTGTCGGGTCTCACCCCCGGCACCACGTCGGTGGTCGCCCGGTTCACGCCGGCGGACCCGGCGTACGACGGCTCCACCAGCGCGCCGGCGCCGGTCACCGTGGCGAAGGCGCCGTCCACCACGCGGCTGAAGGTCAAGCGCCTCGGCAAGGCGGGCGGCCGGCACCGGGTCGCGGCGACTGTCACCTTCACGGTTCCCCGGCTGCCCGACGTCGGCACGGTCGTGCTGACCGACCGGGGCAAGGTCGTCCGGGCCGTGCGGCTGACCGCTGGCGACCGCGGCCGCCGGACGGTGACGCTGCGGGTCGGTCCCGGCAAGCACGTCCTGAAGGCGACCTTCACGGGCACCCGCCTGGTCCGGGGCAGCGCGGCGCGGAAGGTCCTCACTCTGCGCTGA
- a CDS encoding M14 family zinc carboxypeptidase: MTKSRALVGLTSFALAASVAAGLAPATAREPSPPTAAKAAEPTGSGEGRGPATANRVDPLDKAEVARAAAAAPVAGTPLTMPTSYPFQPQLRLYRDNPDDAAHTAGLLGHPDLAPKLMELMRTSDRISVQVVGQSTEGRDLYLVTLTAPERTEDTAQQTAWRAKIKTDPTAAAADQALLAQYKTPIWISNNIHGNEWEGTDGAMRYLEYLATAPLSEVGGILRNNRVYFSPALNPDGRTNATRATALGLDPNRDMITNSTPETRSFIRTAQAIQPIYAADFHGYTDVLQLEPCGPPHGSNYEYDLYIPHNYALSLAVEEKVVAAAIPGNTYYNVETGEVVPQNTGPETAHVKIPYRDTPDGWDDFPPIFTAQYAAFYGAASATVELPLTRGAADGTRQTPERATVNVAVAQETMEGIVEYLDDPANAREMLLNQIETFRRGVAGEPKATLTTEDVADVPGPEQWKALWDVVDDQEPVTLPRAYVIPRGSGQRSTSDASRLVRQLLLHDIEVGTLDAPVTVGGTTYPAGSWVVDMHQPLRGLANSLLDLGDDISAKLPSMYDISAWSWSYLWGRLSTRSA; encoded by the coding sequence GTGACCAAATCCCGTGCGCTGGTCGGCCTGACCAGCTTCGCGCTCGCCGCCTCCGTGGCCGCCGGTCTCGCACCGGCGACCGCCCGCGAGCCGTCTCCTCCCACGGCGGCGAAGGCCGCCGAGCCGACCGGATCCGGTGAGGGCCGCGGCCCGGCCACCGCGAACCGGGTCGACCCGCTCGACAAGGCCGAGGTCGCCCGGGCGGCCGCCGCCGCCCCGGTGGCCGGCACGCCGCTGACGATGCCGACGTCCTACCCCTTCCAGCCGCAGCTGCGGCTCTACCGCGACAACCCCGACGACGCCGCGCACACCGCGGGGCTGCTGGGCCACCCCGACCTGGCTCCGAAGCTGATGGAGCTGATGCGCACCAGCGACCGGATCTCGGTCCAGGTCGTCGGGCAGTCCACCGAGGGGCGCGACCTCTACCTGGTCACGCTCACCGCTCCGGAGCGGACCGAGGACACCGCCCAGCAGACGGCGTGGCGGGCGAAGATCAAGACCGACCCCACCGCCGCGGCCGCCGACCAGGCCCTGCTGGCCCAGTACAAGACGCCGATCTGGATCAGCAACAACATCCACGGCAACGAGTGGGAGGGCACCGACGGCGCGATGCGCTACCTGGAGTACCTCGCCACCGCACCGCTCTCCGAGGTCGGCGGCATCCTGCGCAACAACCGGGTGTACTTCTCCCCGGCGCTCAACCCGGACGGGCGCACCAACGCGACCCGCGCCACCGCGCTCGGCCTGGACCCGAACCGCGACATGATCACGAACTCGACGCCGGAGACCCGGTCGTTCATCCGCACCGCGCAGGCGATCCAGCCGATCTACGCCGCCGACTTCCACGGCTACACCGACGTGCTGCAGCTCGAGCCCTGCGGCCCGCCGCACGGCTCGAACTACGAGTACGACCTCTACATCCCGCACAACTACGCGCTCTCGCTGGCGGTGGAGGAGAAGGTCGTCGCCGCGGCGATCCCGGGCAACACCTACTACAACGTCGAGACCGGCGAGGTGGTCCCGCAGAACACCGGCCCGGAGACCGCGCACGTCAAGATCCCCTACCGCGACACCCCGGACGGCTGGGACGACTTCCCGCCGATCTTCACCGCCCAGTACGCCGCGTTCTACGGCGCCGCGAGCGCGACCGTCGAGCTCCCGCTGACCCGGGGCGCGGCGGACGGCACCCGGCAGACCCCGGAGCGGGCCACCGTCAACGTGGCGGTCGCCCAGGAGACCATGGAGGGCATCGTCGAGTACCTCGACGACCCGGCCAACGCCCGCGAGATGCTGCTCAACCAGATCGAGACCTTCCGGCGCGGGGTGGCCGGCGAGCCGAAGGCCACGCTGACGACGGAGGACGTCGCGGACGTTCCCGGTCCCGAGCAGTGGAAGGCGCTGTGGGACGTCGTGGACGACCAGGAGCCGGTGACGCTGCCGCGCGCCTACGTCATCCCGCGCGGCTCCGGGCAGCGCTCGACGAGCGACGCCTCCCGGCTGGTGCGCCAGCTGCTGCTGCACGACATCGAGGTCGGCACCCTCGACGCGCCCGTGACCGTGGGCGGCACGACGTACCCGGCGGGCTCGTGGGTGGTCGACATGCACCAGCCCCTGCGCGGCCTGGCGAACTCGCTGCTCGACCTCGGGGACGACATCTCCGCCAAGCTGCCGTCGATGTACGACATCTCCGCGTGGAGCTGGTCCTACCTGTGGGGGCGACTGTCGACAAGGTCGGCCTGA